CAAAACCGGAGTGCGAGCCAGCGGGCGGTTTGAACGCAAAAAGCGAATATCCTCCAACTCGCTCAGATTATAGCCCTCGACCGGCGCGAGCTTTTCCATCAAATGCACCATGCCTGAGGTGCGTGGATCAGCCTGAGTCACTGACGTCCCCTCTGCTTGCCACTCAACCGTCAGTTGAACGGGTAAGTGCTTCCCACTGATCCATCTCACTGGCAGCGCGATTCAGCTTGTCACGTACCAGCCCAAGCGCATCACTGCCCAACAGTAAGTGTGTCGGTGGCATAGGGCTGGCAATAGCCTGCAACATTGCTAGCGCAGCCTTGTGCGGATCGCCTAGCTGCTTACCGCTCTTCTGTTCGCGCGCTTTGCGCACTGGATCGAAGCTGGCATCGTAATCGGCAATGCTCCGTGGAGAGCGCTGCATCGAACGACCGGCCCAGTCAGTGCGAAACGAGCCAGGCGCCACGGCGGTCACAAAGATGTTGAAAGGCAAAAGTTCTTTGCTCAACGTATCGGAGATACCTTCAAGAGCAAACTTGCTCCCACAATAGTACGCAATACCCGGCATCGTGATTGTGCCACCCATGGAGGTGATGTTAAGGATGTGACCGGCACGACGCTTACGAAAATAAGGAACGAAAGCCTTAGTTACTGCTACCGCACCAAACACGTTGACGTCGAATTGGCGACGCATCTCCTCCAGCGGCGACTCTTCGAAGATGCCCTCATGACCGTAGCCGGCGTTGTTAACCAACACGTCGACCGGGCCGTGGGTTGCTTCAATAGCAGCGACTACGCTATCGATCCGGGCGAAGTCAGTGACATCCAGAATTACCCCATGAGCATGATCCACTGAGAGCGCCTGAAAGTCCTGCAAAGCGGCTTCACTACGCACGGTACCTATTACACGGTGACCCGCTGCAATAGCTTCCTGCGCCAGAGCGTTGCCAAGGCCACTGCTCACCCCCGTAATGAATAGGGTTTTTCTGCTGCCCATGGTGAACTCCAATAAGTAGGTACGAGGCGATGATGTTATCTATCGAAAACCGGGTCACCTATGCCGGTTTGTCTTGGAGCATTGCCTATTCCTATCAGAGTCAACATTTGGATGGGTGAGCGTTTAACCACGCAATATAACGTTGGTTTTGCGCTTATCTTAGGCACCCGGTCGGGCGCTGCTCGAGGATCCTAGCCGCCTCGGCGCCTGCTAGACTTATAAAGTACCGTAATGCACCCGATATACCTCTATGGAGGCGACAGTTCGGAAATGAGTGAAGCTGCTACGGATAGTCCGAGTGAAATGCTTCCGATCTTGTGAGCCTCTGCCGAGGTGACTTTGCCTGACTCAGACAGATGCCCACTCATGCGCGCAGACTGGATGAAGCTCATGATCGCCGCCGCTCGTTTGCCGCTGCGCAGCGCCCCTGCTAAGAGCCGGTTTTTGCGACCAACAGGCCAGGGCCGGTTATGGTTCTCTGCCCAGTTGTTGTCTATGGGTACGGCCCCGTCATTGAGGTAGCGCGACAGCGCTGAGCGTTTCAGGTTGTAATCCAAGGCTCTGCTGATGGCTGAGCCTTGGGACACTCAGCTGGGCTGATCATCCAGGCTTGCAGCATATTCATCACCGGTACTGCCTTTTCTTGCCGTATTCGACACCGGAAATCCGGCTCCAGCCCCAATAAAAAAAGCCAACCCGAT
The DNA window shown above is from Pseudomonas sp. BSw22131 and carries:
- a CDS encoding oxidoreductase codes for the protein MGSRKTLFITGVSSGLGNALAQEAIAAGHRVIGTVRSEAALQDFQALSVDHAHGVILDVTDFARIDSVVAAIEATHGPVDVLVNNAGYGHEGIFEESPLEEMRRQFDVNVFGAVAVTKAFVPYFRKRRAGHILNITSMGGTITMPGIAYYCGSKFALEGISDTLSKELLPFNIFVTAVAPGSFRTDWAGRSMQRSPRSIADYDASFDPVRKAREQKSGKQLGDPHKAALAMLQAIASPMPPTHLLLGSDALGLVRDKLNRAASEMDQWEALTRSTDG